One stretch of Gadus macrocephalus chromosome 12, ASM3116895v1 DNA includes these proteins:
- the hook1 gene encoding protein Hook homolog 1 isoform X1, which translates to MDDNKAVLCESLLIWLQTFNTPSSCSTLTELTNGEAMSQALHHIDSVWFSKSWLGRIKPDVGDNWRLKMNNLKKILQMMVDYYNEVLGEQMSDFPLPDVALVAEHTDPLNTGRLLQLILGCAVKCDRKQEYIQIIMTLEESVQHVVMTAIQELMSRETVCYSGSEQPGDLEQQLKKTREDFASLSAEKEELAQRCQELDVQVTILQEERNSLLAENDVLTDRANQLDTFDDPSTPSGRKHSQLQLQLESLQEETFRLEAAKDDYRIHCEELEKQLIEVQHRNDGLTGLAEESRALKDELDILRSCSDRAVKLEASVETYRRKLEDLGDLRRQVKQLEEKNMTYMHNTVSLEEELTKANAARTQLETYKRQVQELHKKLSDETRRADNLAYDMKKFEEKYETLTKEKERVIIERDSLKETNEELRCTQAQQEHLRQAGMLPAGSPTHENLAAEIIPIEHREKFIRLQHENKMLRLQQEEFEREKISDLQTQLEESHRTRSELDTDNRLSRERMAELQQQVEDLQKALQSQAAQPDDSNLKRKLDAHMVQLNEAQDEIMKKKELLEDLQPDNTQTSLRLDELMAALKKKDDDMKAMEERYKMYLEKARNVIRALDPKLNPATAEIQALKSLVLDRDRRILTLERECEQAKLREYEEKLIVTAWYNKSLSFHKLAMESRLGDRSASSLPLGPSFLSQQRQVTNATRRILPVNMPASTTK; encoded by the exons AGACTCTGTGTGGTTCAGCAAAAGTTGGCTTGGTCGTATTAAACCAGATGTGGGGGACAACTGGAGACTGAAG ATGAACAACCTGAAGAAGATCCTTCAGATGATGGTGGATTATTATaatgag GTTCTCGGGGAGCAGATGTCGGACTTCCCCCTGCCGGACGTGGCGCTGGTGGCGGAGCACACCGACCCGCTGAACACGGGCCGTCTGCTACAGCTCATCCTGGGCTGCGCCGTCAAATGTGACCGCAAGCAAG AATACATTCAGATCATCATGACCTTGGAGGAGTCGGTGCAGCATGTTGTCATGACCGCCATTCAAGAG CTCATGAGCAGAGAGACTGTCTGCTATTCTGGCTCAGAGCAACCCGGGGACCTGGAACAGCAG CTGAAAAAGACCCGGGAGGACTTTGCATCTCTTTCCGCTGAGAAGGAAGAGTTGGCCCAGCGCTGTCAGGAGCTGGATGTACAG GTGACAATCCTCCAAGAGGAGCGGAACAGCTTATTGGCCGAGAATGATGTGCTGACCGACCGAGCCAATCAGCTGGACACGTTCGACGACCCGAGCACACCGTCGGGAAGGAAACACAGCCAGCTGCAGCTGCAACTGGAGTCCTTGCAGGAGGAAaccttcag ATTGGAGGCTGCTAAGGATGACTACCGGATCCACTGTGAGGAGCTAGAGAAGCAGCTGATCGAGGTGCAGCACCGCAACGACGGGCTCACCGGCCTGGCGGAGGAGTCTCGAGCCCTCAAGGATGAGCTGGACATCCTCAG GAGTTGCTCGGACCGCGCGGTGAAGCTGGAGGCGTCGGTGGAAACCTACCGCCGCAAGCTGGAGGACCTGGGAGACCTGCGGCGGCAGGTGaagcagctggaggagaagaacatgacatacatgcacaacaccgtcagcctggaggaggagctgaccaAAGCCAACGCCGCGCGCACTCAACTGGAGACCTACaagagacag GTCCAGGAGCTCCACAAGAAGTTGTCTGATGAAACGAGGCGAGCCGACAACCTGGCCTACGACATGAAGAAGTTTGAGGAGAAATACGAAACCCTGACGAAGGAGAAAGAG AGGGTGATCATTGAGAGAGACTCTCTGAAGGAAACCAACGAGGAACTGCGATGCACACAGGCCCAGCAGGAGCACCTCCGACAAGCAG GAATGCTTCCGGCTGGAAGCCCCACCCATGAGAACCTGGCGGCTGAGATAATCCCAATAGAACACAG AGAGAAGTTCATCCGCCTACAGCACGAGAACAAGATGCTGCGGCTGCAGCAGGAGGAGTTTGAGAGGGAGAAGATCAGCGATCTGCAGACCCAGCTGGAGGAGTCCCACCGCACACGTAGCGAGCTGGACACCGACAACAG GCTGAGCCGTGAAAGGATGgctgagctgcagcagcaggtggAGGACCTCCAGAAGGCTCTGCAGAGCCAGGCGGCCCAGCCCGACGAC tcCAACCTGAAGAGGAAACTTGACGCCCACAT GGTGCAGCTGAACGAGGCTCAGGATGAGATCATGAAGAAGAAGGAGCTGTTGGAGGACCTCCAGCCCGACAACACTCAGACCT CGTTGAGGCTGGATGAGCTGATGGCCGCCCTGAAGAAGAAGGACGATGACATGAAAGCCATGGAAGAACGCTACAAGATGTACCTGGAGAAGGCACGCAAT GTGATCCGAGCCCTGGATCCCAAACTGAACCCGGCCACCGCAGAGATCCAGGCCCTAAAGAGCCTGGTACTAGACCGGGACAGACGGATCCTCACCCTGGAG CGGGAGTGTGAGCAGGCCAAGCTGAGGGAGTACGAGGAGAAGCTCATTGTCACGGCCTGGTATAATAAG AGTCTGAGCTTCCATAAGCTGGCCATGGAGTCTCGCCTGGGGGACCGTTCCGCCTCCTCGCTGCCCCTGGGTCCGTCCTTCCTGTCCCAGCAGCGCCAGGTCACCAACGCCACACGCCGGATTCTGCCAGTCAACATGCCCGCCTCCACTACCAAGTAG
- the hook1 gene encoding protein Hook homolog 1 isoform X2, producing the protein MNNLKKILQMMVDYYNEVLGEQMSDFPLPDVALVAEHTDPLNTGRLLQLILGCAVKCDRKQEYIQIIMTLEESVQHVVMTAIQELMSRETVCYSGSEQPGDLEQQLKKTREDFASLSAEKEELAQRCQELDVQVTILQEERNSLLAENDVLTDRANQLDTFDDPSTPSGRKHSQLQLQLESLQEETFRLEAAKDDYRIHCEELEKQLIEVQHRNDGLTGLAEESRALKDELDILRSCSDRAVKLEASVETYRRKLEDLGDLRRQVKQLEEKNMTYMHNTVSLEEELTKANAARTQLETYKRQVQELHKKLSDETRRADNLAYDMKKFEEKYETLTKEKERVIIERDSLKETNEELRCTQAQQEHLRQAGMLPAGSPTHENLAAEIIPIEHREKFIRLQHENKMLRLQQEEFEREKISDLQTQLEESHRTRSELDTDNRLSRERMAELQQQVEDLQKALQSQAAQPDDSNLKRKLDAHMVQLNEAQDEIMKKKELLEDLQPDNTQTSLRLDELMAALKKKDDDMKAMEERYKMYLEKARNVIRALDPKLNPATAEIQALKSLVLDRDRRILTLERECEQAKLREYEEKLIVTAWYNKSLSFHKLAMESRLGDRSASSLPLGPSFLSQQRQVTNATRRILPVNMPASTTK; encoded by the exons ATGAACAACCTGAAGAAGATCCTTCAGATGATGGTGGATTATTATaatgag GTTCTCGGGGAGCAGATGTCGGACTTCCCCCTGCCGGACGTGGCGCTGGTGGCGGAGCACACCGACCCGCTGAACACGGGCCGTCTGCTACAGCTCATCCTGGGCTGCGCCGTCAAATGTGACCGCAAGCAAG AATACATTCAGATCATCATGACCTTGGAGGAGTCGGTGCAGCATGTTGTCATGACCGCCATTCAAGAG CTCATGAGCAGAGAGACTGTCTGCTATTCTGGCTCAGAGCAACCCGGGGACCTGGAACAGCAG CTGAAAAAGACCCGGGAGGACTTTGCATCTCTTTCCGCTGAGAAGGAAGAGTTGGCCCAGCGCTGTCAGGAGCTGGATGTACAG GTGACAATCCTCCAAGAGGAGCGGAACAGCTTATTGGCCGAGAATGATGTGCTGACCGACCGAGCCAATCAGCTGGACACGTTCGACGACCCGAGCACACCGTCGGGAAGGAAACACAGCCAGCTGCAGCTGCAACTGGAGTCCTTGCAGGAGGAAaccttcag ATTGGAGGCTGCTAAGGATGACTACCGGATCCACTGTGAGGAGCTAGAGAAGCAGCTGATCGAGGTGCAGCACCGCAACGACGGGCTCACCGGCCTGGCGGAGGAGTCTCGAGCCCTCAAGGATGAGCTGGACATCCTCAG GAGTTGCTCGGACCGCGCGGTGAAGCTGGAGGCGTCGGTGGAAACCTACCGCCGCAAGCTGGAGGACCTGGGAGACCTGCGGCGGCAGGTGaagcagctggaggagaagaacatgacatacatgcacaacaccgtcagcctggaggaggagctgaccaAAGCCAACGCCGCGCGCACTCAACTGGAGACCTACaagagacag GTCCAGGAGCTCCACAAGAAGTTGTCTGATGAAACGAGGCGAGCCGACAACCTGGCCTACGACATGAAGAAGTTTGAGGAGAAATACGAAACCCTGACGAAGGAGAAAGAG AGGGTGATCATTGAGAGAGACTCTCTGAAGGAAACCAACGAGGAACTGCGATGCACACAGGCCCAGCAGGAGCACCTCCGACAAGCAG GAATGCTTCCGGCTGGAAGCCCCACCCATGAGAACCTGGCGGCTGAGATAATCCCAATAGAACACAG AGAGAAGTTCATCCGCCTACAGCACGAGAACAAGATGCTGCGGCTGCAGCAGGAGGAGTTTGAGAGGGAGAAGATCAGCGATCTGCAGACCCAGCTGGAGGAGTCCCACCGCACACGTAGCGAGCTGGACACCGACAACAG GCTGAGCCGTGAAAGGATGgctgagctgcagcagcaggtggAGGACCTCCAGAAGGCTCTGCAGAGCCAGGCGGCCCAGCCCGACGAC tcCAACCTGAAGAGGAAACTTGACGCCCACAT GGTGCAGCTGAACGAGGCTCAGGATGAGATCATGAAGAAGAAGGAGCTGTTGGAGGACCTCCAGCCCGACAACACTCAGACCT CGTTGAGGCTGGATGAGCTGATGGCCGCCCTGAAGAAGAAGGACGATGACATGAAAGCCATGGAAGAACGCTACAAGATGTACCTGGAGAAGGCACGCAAT GTGATCCGAGCCCTGGATCCCAAACTGAACCCGGCCACCGCAGAGATCCAGGCCCTAAAGAGCCTGGTACTAGACCGGGACAGACGGATCCTCACCCTGGAG CGGGAGTGTGAGCAGGCCAAGCTGAGGGAGTACGAGGAGAAGCTCATTGTCACGGCCTGGTATAATAAG AGTCTGAGCTTCCATAAGCTGGCCATGGAGTCTCGCCTGGGGGACCGTTCCGCCTCCTCGCTGCCCCTGGGTCCGTCCTTCCTGTCCCAGCAGCGCCAGGTCACCAACGCCACACGCCGGATTCTGCCAGTCAACATGCCCGCCTCCACTACCAAGTAG